The genomic interval AGCTTCATAAAGGAAGGGATTGAATTTGCTTTGTTTAGGGCTAGAATATTGATTGGCACTATTTTACATGCCCCCCaaattattaaatacataaacaaatgaaaaaactgcaGGAAAGCACAAACATCAGTGTTAATTACCTTCCTGTGTTCCGACACGAGTAGCCTGAGCTgcatttcaatttcattgcttgttaCCGAAGCATCGATCGTGGACGCACACAgcggagggaagggagggagggacgtgGTGGCCCCTGGAGCACAAACGGATTTAATTGCTTCCTCACTCATGGGTTTCCATTTGGACTCATCATTCAAATCAAATACACAGCTTTCTACTGAGTCAGAGGGCTGACAGTTTCCCAGGAACATCTGATGATTGAAAACACAACCGATTGTTCTATACGGGTACAACGGTTTGGGCTGTTCAGCAGCTGAAGGCTCATCAGGACTCGTAGGTTTGTGGAGGTACCTAAAAAAGGTTaatcataattttatataataagaacttaaaaaataagacaacagcagcttactgaggaaaaaaattattctaacacTTAAGGTCATAACTATTTCCCAAGAGTACAGTttaatacttgtttttctttcttctatttccaCAATTTGATTACTCTATGTTAACTGTATGGCACATCTTATGATATAGAaccaattttattcctttaacaCAAGAACATATTCTGTGTATAGCATTAAGATCAAAAACATTTATcatataacaaaataatttagTTACACATTTTTAGGTACAACTAATTAAAATGATTATCaaccaaggaaaaagaaaacccaggaaaaTGAGAAGAGGGCCCAGGGCTGTGCCTTCAGGAACTCTCACATTTGaagataaaatgaaggaaaacagagaaCAGCCAAAGAGGAATAATGAAAACTGAAACACAGTGCTACGAGAGAAGCTAAGGAAGAGAATGTTCCAGGAAGGAGGGAACATTTCGCTCTTTCAAAATCTGATGACACTGAAAAAAAGTACAGTGGATTTACCAACACAGAGTTGGTAACCAcatcaaattttcaaaagaaatgatttacaacttgtatttatttttaggctTAGGGACGATCATCAGGAAAAACATATGccaggacatccctggtggtccagtggttaagactccacacttccacttcagggggcgcGGTTTAATCCCttctcggggaactaagatcccgcatgccacgtggcacgcacggccaaaaagaaaagaaaagaagaaacataagccaattacacaaaattaaaaatagacataattcattttttattaatatcatGTTGGTAAAGAACATTTTAGGTGTACAAATTTTCTTAGAGTTTAGTTCCTAGCTATCTTACTTGAAGTAATTTTTTACATAACCAAAATTATCAATACGTGTCTTTGAGTATCATCAATACAAACAAAGAACCTATAGTTTACAACATTTACACCCTCATGTTAATATCCTTATAAACTTAGTTGACAAACCTGTGTCCTGTTAAACTCTCCCAAAAAGTGATGGTTCCATCAGTCCCACACGTCATAACCCACGCGTGGGACACTCCCTTGGCCTTTGTCCCGACACAGACAAAGGCTTCCAGCCCATATCCGAGAAGGAGGCTGCACAGGAGGTTGGCATGGTCTTCACAGTCTCCCTGGAAATGAAAGGAAGTAAAATTAACTATTTACTCCTTCATATTGTTTCCTCTTTAAATACAAAATtgcaaataaaaagtattattaaattttcacttttaatcATTAGTCCAGTGTTAAGCTAAAacaatgagggaaaaaaagaacatacaaattttaaaagcacctATTTTACAAAGTCAGTGCCTACAAATCTGATAGTCATAATATGTACACTCTAAGATTCCAAAGTttataaaaaactcatacaacatAGAAGGAAAGCAGTAAGAATTTAAAGATAAATAGCTAAAGGGCATGAACACACAAGCTGACAAATCATATagtaggaaatgaaaataaacaggaaaatactcaaacttaaattaaaacaatgaattaAAGTATCTATACATGATCGTTTTAAGGaaatacatacatagaaaaaaatgattggaTAAAAGAACAACAGAACACCAACAATAGCTACAATTAGcgtagattatatatatatagtttcccCTTCTCTTGTCTAAACTCTCTTTGATAATGTTATATTactttcacaattttaaaaaattatgaaacaacaaaaataatagaaaatatctgatattttctgtgaaaaaagtattaaaattaattaaacagtAAGGCTATAATTATATGAAGATATTTAAGTGTAGGACTACAGGTAatatacaaaagcaaaaataactatTGAGGTCAGTGTTAGAATGAGGGATGAtttctttccccccaaattttgcATTAGTGGCTCTACACTGCTGtcttttaattaacaataataaaacaaatagcaCCTTATAATTGTTAAAttgacttttgaaaaatataatatccAACCTTTTAGACCCAGTTATTTCTATACATGAGATtttgtattagaaaaaaatttcaaaataacaatataaCCAAAGACATTCAATGCAAAAATTCATTCGCAGTGATATCAAAAAAATTGGAAGCAAGCCTAACTTAGCCAAAAGAAACAGTTCCTATGATGGCAAAACAGATCCTATGACAACAAAACAGTTAAGTAGATTTTGTATATAAACTCATGAAAActttattcagccattaaaagatgGAGATCATAATGACTGTAGCAACACATAGGAAAATGTTCAAAACATAATGCTAATTTATAAAAGCAGggcacaaaattttatttatatcaattaTAATTATGGAAAAATCATATATACACAggagagaaacataaaaatataaaatagatgaaaaatagaattatggGTGAAATTTCACCTTTACTGTTGTAAAGCTATTGTTTgtgcaagaaaaatattttaaataattttcaaacttcTAAGTCAAGCTGTGCTATCTCTTCAAATAAACtcaggtaaagaaaataaaacagagaatcaAAGGGGGTGattatttgttttacaaaagaattatttagataataatttaaaatatgtaccaTTCCtactatatttgaaatttttattttaagtttaaatcCATACATACAACTTCTGGGAACTACAACTTGggaataaatcaaaataatttttttgataaGTAATGTTTAACTGTTTTCAATTGTCTTTAAAAAGCTTTCCAATTGACAAATCAATCTCTAATCTAAATGGTTTCTTGCAATGTATAAGCTTCGCCTTGTGAATACCCATATGTACTATTTACACAACTTCAgactaaaaattatttcaaagcaataatacattaaagaaatttattttttctgttgtgtttcaACAGAGTTGGAATGCTAAAGATAGTCTTGTTTTCATAATATCATCAAAATTTTAGaacacagaaaattagaaaatataccaTAATATATAAAACTAGTTTACTGAAATCATTTACGTTCAAcatcaatatatatacacaaattcttaaatatatacttatatttggAACTAAATACCGTGCaatccaacatttttttttccatattcaaTTTGTAACtgccattttctctttaaaaaaaaaaaagtaccgggcttccctggtggcgcagtggttgagagtccgcctgccgatgcaggggacacgggttcgtgccccggtccgggaagatcccacatgccgcggagcggctgggcccgtgagccatggccgctgagcctgcgcgtctggagcctgtgctccgcaatgggagaggcccgcgtaccgcaaaaaataaataaataaagtaccatCTAAGCAAATTTTAACCCATAAATAGTACTAAAAGACCATGGTTCTGGTCTTGGTGCTATATCTAATTCACTGTTTACCTCTCCACCTTGGTTTCTGACACTATAGTGCTTGTAGGTCCCTACACCTCACAAAAATCACATTATGTTAAATAAGAAATTACttgagaaaataaagatgtgaagtttttttttgtttttttgtttttttgcagtacgcgggcctctcaccgctgtggcctctcccgttgcggagcacaggctccggacgcgcaggctcagcggccatggctcacgggcccagccgctccgcggcatgtgggatcctcccggaccagggcacaaacccatgtcctctgcatcggcaggcggactctcaaccactgcaccaccagggaatcccgtgaagttttttttttttaatgtactgacatttaaatgttaaggaaaatgatgaaaacaaGATCGTGACTTGTTCAAATTGACAATACGTACTTTTTTCCGAAGTTAATTCTTTTACAAATATACCATAAACTCACAATAACTATGATGTACTGGTTTTTAGTTCTATTATGTGTGTAGGATACCTTGTTTCTACAGAGAAAGGCCAGCAGAGTGCACCACTGTTCCTGTTTACCTCCTCCTCCGATAACAGGGGCTCTTTCATAACCAAGGACATTAACAAATCTTGCTGCTTGCCTTGGAGTATCCAGAAGCCTCCCAGCTCGAAGTGGTTTAACATAAGAACAGACTGGTCTATTTATCCCATTTTCATcctggaggagaaggggaaaacatTATCTGTAATGACAGGTTAATCATTCCCAATTTTAACACTTTTTCTTAGAATACTTTAATAAGAGGAAGTAATTCTGGACACCACTTCTTGAGTGCTCACCTGACATGCAGCACTAGGTTACTGAGTGTTGTgcctgcaatttttcttttaatcctcataacatctcttattattttcatttcatcaataaagaaactgaagctacatgcagagcaactaagcccatgtgccacaactactgagccctcgtgccacaactactgagccctcatgccacaactacttaagcccacacacctagagcccatgctctgcaactagagaagccaccacaatgagaagcccacacactgcaacgaagaatagcctccgctcgctgcaactagaggaagctggcgcacagcaacgaagacccgacgcagccaaaaataaataaatacaataaaaaataaataaagttaaagaaactgaagctacAGCTATTACacaacagagccaggattcaaacactgagccatgtgactccaaagcctgtgacAGTAAGAACTTAAACCatcgtacgacccagcaatccgacTCCTGGATGTACATCCAAAGCTACTGAAATCAGCATCTCAAAGAGATACCTACACAGCCATCCCAggtcactgcagcattattcataacggCCAAGTTATGGAaacacctaagtgtccatcaaggggtgaatggataaagaaggtgtggtgtgtatgtatacacaacaGGACATTATTCAGTTCTTCCCTGTGCCATTTCTCTGatccacttcctccctccctccctgtgcagGTCCCCCCTCTGGTCCGGGATTCACAGGGCAGTGAATAACCGCACCCTAGACTATATAGACAGCAGGGAGCCAGTTATACCTCAACTGGTTTCTCTTCACCCTTGTCCTGACGTCACCTGCCCAGTCATTCAACGTATAGACAACGCTATTGGAAAGTCAGAAGCCACTTCCCGCATTTCCACCACCAGTCAGCTAGGTTTCCCATTCTCAAGCTCCTCACCTAGAAACTGAACCATTTTTAGTCTGTTCTAAAATCTAGGGAATGTAGGTTAAAGCTAGACAAATGTATAGGATCTGAGAAATACTACCCAAAATACACTATACTCCTATGAAAGCACCTACTCGAGGctgaatacatataaaatatttgaatggtTCCTCagaagctgtaaaaaaaaaaaaaatggatgtgaTCATTTATCTTATGTTGGTTCATTAATAAGAGAAAATGGGCTTAGGATACAGAAAAAGTAgcggcagagggacttccctggtggtccagcatttaagactctgagctcccaatgcagagggcccaggttcgatccctgattagggaactagatcccacatgctacaactaaagatcccgcgtgcccaactaagacctggcacagccaaataaaaataaataaatatttttaaattataataaaaataaacaacagaggcagagatacATAACTAAATTGCTGTAAAATATTGCTGATCACCAGCTTAGAGATatgggttaaataaaattattacatgCAATATTGTTTGCCTTAAAAAAGTACCctaacaaaaaaatacatgcctACACTCCCAATTCTGCACATGAAAgttgaatttatatataaattgcaAAGTGTCCCAGTACTTAATTATTTAGTACAAAGTATCTATCAAGGACACACTccaagttaaacaaaatgagtttTCATCTaatttaaatcaaatatattcaaaaaaggtttagaaaaacaattgaaaaagaaaaccaaaataaaacaaagattgtGTTATGTCACTCACCTACTTACTACTGTAAGAGAGTACTACAAATTCAGcatcctattttataaataaactttcatttgtctggaataaatacattttacaaattcaagttaaatgaaatttacatttacaacagtaaatctcaaataaatacattttacaaattcAAGTTAAATGAAATTTACATTTACAGCAGTAAATCTCAAATACAGGTGTGAAGTTTTTCTCATACAACTTACAAACCTGTGCAAAAATCTTAACCAGCCGTGAATTGTGTGAGGGTcgaatttgcaaatattctctccacCACTGCTTAGCATACACAAGAAATAAACGCTCTTTCTCTGCAGTTTTCTGACGTTCCAAAGCaagcttgaaatttaaaaaatatatatcaatttatattcattCTGCTTAATTAATTACTTCAAATATGTAACAAATCTCTGCATTTCCTCCATCGTTACCAGTACCCTAATCGAAGACACCACCATCGCTTGTCTGTAAgggcctcctaactggtctccctgttcTCACACTTCCCAGGACAATCCAGTCTCCATACAGTAGTCAgagccaccatttttttttttttttttttttttttttgaggtatgcgggcctctcactgttgtggcctctcccgctgcggagcacaggctccggacgtgcaggctcagcggccatggctcacaggcccagcttctccacggcatgtgggatcctccccgaccggggcacgaacccatgtcccctgcatcggcaggcggactctcaaccactgcgccacgagggaagccccagagccacCATTTTTGACCCcagacaaaaatttttaaataatgattcaTATTGTCCTTCTCTTGCTTAAAACTAACAAATGATAATTTTCTAAAAAGAGAACACTTTCTATAATTAACAGGTAAATATACTactatgaaaacacacacacaaagaagagaaattcaGGATTATTTACCTGTGTGTTCACTACTTCCTGAGATAATGTTTGATTGAGTGGTGGGTACATCtcaagttttatatttaaaattcccACAGAAACTTTTGATTCTGTGCctgtaaatgtaaataaatgtaacTTCAGAAGTtttaatactatatatatttagtcAGTCAAAGTTCaaccaaaataatttaagaatttttgtactttaccacttacatgaaataaagataatatttaatGTCATCTTTaatattcatattaaaaatgaaccaaatcaaattagtttttattttgttcaaagGCCTTTATCTAGTTATAAGGAGATTACCTATTTTCTTAGCTTCCAAATCACATTTTAAAGGACTTTCCAGACCTAAAGAATTTATGATTCttgatttttatcttcattaaaaacaaagtcaaagcaactgggttttttttcttcttcttttttttagtatcaataatgtatatgtgtcaatcccagtctcccaattcttcccaccccccacccccttggtatccatacatttgttctcaacatctgtgtctctatttctgctttgcaaataagatcatctgtaccatttttctagattctgcaTATATGCATTAttacacggtatttgttttcctctttctggcttacttcactctgtatgacactccctaggtccatccacgtctctacaaatgacccaatttcattccttttcatggctgagtacaAAGCAATTGTTAACACCTCattctcagaaaatatttatacattttgtcACATACAGTAAATTTCCATTTATCCCTTCCCATTTTTCACATTACATGTGCATACAAATTTTTAATCCATGCCTGGAtctaaagaattagaaaacaaatatacttCATACCAGaactatttaatatttctttgatgAATCAGAAATTTCCAGGTCATTCTATGACTATTGTGTTAGGTCtacatttgaaaacaaataatagGTATCTCTTTTGAGAATAAatatcctgggacttccctggtggtccagtggttaagactctgcactcctaaTGCaagggccccgggttcaatccctgctcagggaactagatcccgcacgctgcaactaagacccagcgcagccaaataaataaatagatatatattttttaaaatctcctacATAGAGCTTTCTCCCTACTATTTACTTATGGAAAAACGTATTCTGGGTTCTAACTTATCAAAATCTAAATTACTAAAGCTCTATTGTCCACTGGCCAAGTTTAACTCTGTAACCAAATTTCAATACCACAAGTATTGGGTCGGCCAAAAGGTTCGtccaggtttttccataagatctttTTGATCAACCCAGTAATTGCATAATATGTAGTGTTTAAAACAGTgcaggttttattttgtttttcattccacTAGCAAATATGTATTACGTATCAGGTAGCATGCAAGAGTCCAGGAAAACAATGGTGACAAGACAGGTACCATCTCCGTTCTCAAACAATACTACAATTGATACTGACATTGAGCAAATTAGCCCTTCTTTGAGCCCCTTTCCCACCTGTAAAAGGTTAGAAGAATACCTACTCCATGTTCTGCAAGAACTGCTGGTACAGGAAGGCCCTGGCACTGATGGGATGCGCAGTACTCTGGGCTGTGCTAGGATGGAGGTTGTCACGTATGGGTGAGTGCGTTCGTGTGTGTGTGAAGAATCTTAACTTTCTTTATAGCAAataaatttggaggaaaaaaaccgTCAAGATTTCTTTATGCAtctcacagaaaaaaattttttttcctttagacaaGGCCAGAGTGACTGTGAAGTTCTGTAACTGTAATTATAGAACTGTAATTACAGAACCACTGTAATTCCAATGAAACTCTTTTTACATGTTTCCCCCTTGGCTtacaaaggcatttttaaaatgtaaaatgtatttacaAACCAACTGTGGCTATAAAAAGGTAACAGTGATATTAATCATCATACCTACACCCATAAGTTCCACAGTAAGATTGGTCACTCCATTTTCTGAGCCCAAAACCGATCGCCATTCAAGAAAATAGGATGCTACTAAAGTGGTCTCGGCAAATATGTCTGTTTTGATTAGCACCATATGAACTGGGTCACTTATTGATAACATTGTTGTTGAATCAGCCATTCTAGTTCCATCACCTAGtaacataaacaaaaaaattacaccaCATTACATATCCAGTTAGACCAATGTAAAAGAATACATTCATTGAAAAGGATactaataataaacaaataaaatcaaacagAGCAAGTTGGCAATGCCTCAGGAAGCATGCTACACAGACTGGGAATAAAAGTACAGTCCTATTTGTATCACTAACTTTTGAGAGGACTGGGGGAACTGTGACAAGTTACTTAGTTACTTAATGCATATTGGTGTTTTCTGACCTCTAAGAGGTAAGTCTGCTCTTCAAAAGtacataaataatatatgctACCACAATAAAAGTCCTTCAAATATGTCAACATTCCCCTTTAATATTTCCCTTTAATAAAGGTACCATTATACCATTATTCCCCTTTAATAAAGgtattttaggaataaaatacCTTTATCCCAAAGCCTCTAGAAACAACCACTGTATTACCTACACAAAACTGAAATATCCAGCACCTTGGAGCTAGCAATTTAAGCCATTAACTGCCTTACTAAGGTAACATTTTTCACCGggtaaaaagtaacaaaattt from Globicephala melas chromosome 13, mGloMel1.2, whole genome shotgun sequence carries:
- the CEP76 gene encoding centrosomal protein of 76 kDa isoform X1, with the protein product MSLPPEKASELKQLIHQQLSKMDVHGRIREILAETIREELAPDQQQLSTEDLIKALRRRGIIDDVMKELNFVTDNVDQELPSSPKQPVGFTDRQSTLLKKTNIDPTRRYLYLQVLGGKAFLEHLQEPEPLPGQACSTFTLCLHFRNQRFRSKPVPCACEPDFHDGFLLEVHRENLGDGTRMADSTTMLSISDPVHMVLIKTDIFAETTLVASYFLEWRSVLGSENGVTNLTVELMGVGTESKVSVGILNIKLEMYPPLNQTLSQEVVNTQLALERQKTAEKERLFLVYAKQWWREYLQIRPSHNSRLVKIFAQDENGINRPVCSYVKPLRAGRLLDTPRQAARFVNVLGYERAPVIGGGGKQEQWCTLLAFLCRNKGDCEDHANLLCSLLLGYGLEAFVCVGTKAKGVSHAWVMTCGTDGTITFWESLTGHRYLHKPTSPDEPSAAEQPKPLYPYRTIGCVFNHQMFLGNCQPSDSVESCVFDLNDESKWKPMSEEAIKSVCAPGATTSLPPFPPLCASTIDASVTSNEIEMQLRLLVSEHRKDLGLTTVWEDQLSYLLSPALASYEFERTTSISAGNEEFQDAIRRAVPDGHTFKGFPIHFVYRNARRAFATCLRSPFCEEIICCRGDQVRLAVRVRVFTYPESACAVWIMFACKYRSVL
- the CEP76 gene encoding centrosomal protein of 76 kDa isoform X5: MADSTTMLSISDPVHMVLIKTDIFAETTLVASYFLEWRSVLGSENGVTNLTVELMGVGTESKVSVGILNIKLEMYPPLNQTLSQEVVNTQLALERQKTAEKERLFLVYAKQWWREYLQIRPSHNSRLVKIFAQDENGINRPVCSYVKPLRAGRLLDTPRQAARFVNVLGYERAPVIGGGGKQEQWCTLLAFLCRNKGDCEDHANLLCSLLLGYGLEAFVCVGTKAKGVSHAWVMTCGTDGTITFWESLTGHRYLHKPTSPDEPSAAEQPKPLYPYRTIGCVFNHQMFLGNCQPSDSVESCVFDLNDESKWKPMSEEAIKSVCAPGATTSLPPFPPLCASTIDASVTSNEIEMQLRLLVSEHRKDLGLTTVWEDQLSYLLSPALASYEFERTTSISAGNEEFQDAIRRAVPDGHTFKGFPIHFVYRNARRAFATCLRSPFCEEIICCRGDQVRLAVRVRVFTYPESACAVWIMFACKYRSVL
- the CEP76 gene encoding centrosomal protein of 76 kDa isoform X2, with amino-acid sequence MSLPPEKASELKQLIHQQLSKMDVHGRIREILAETIREELAPDQQQLSTEDLIKALRRRGIIDDVMKELNFVTDNVDQELPSSPKQPVGFTDRQSTLLKKTNIDPTRRYLYLQVLGGKAFLEHLQEPEPLPGQACSTFTLCLHFRNQRFRSKPVPCACEPDFHDGFLLEVHRENLGDGTRMADSTTMLSISDPVHMVLIKTDIFAETTLVASYFLEWRSVLGSENGVTNLTVELMGVGTESKVSVGILNIKLEMYPPLNQTLSQEVVNTQDENGINRPVCSYVKPLRAGRLLDTPRQAARFVNVLGYERAPVIGGGGKQEQWCTLLAFLCRNKGDCEDHANLLCSLLLGYGLEAFVCVGTKAKGVSHAWVMTCGTDGTITFWESLTGHRYLHKPTSPDEPSAAEQPKPLYPYRTIGCVFNHQMFLGNCQPSDSVESCVFDLNDESKWKPMSEEAIKSVCAPGATTSLPPFPPLCASTIDASVTSNEIEMQLRLLVSEHRKDLGLTTVWEDQLSYLLSPALASYEFERTTSISAGNEEFQDAIRRAVPDGHTFKGFPIHFVYRNARRAFATCLRSPFCEEIICCRGDQVRLAVRVRVFTYPESACAVWIMFACKYRSVL
- the CEP76 gene encoding centrosomal protein of 76 kDa isoform X4 — translated: MSLPPEKASELKQLIHQQLSKMDVHGRIREILAETIREELAPDQQQLSTEDLIKALRRRGIIDDVMKELNFVTDNVDQELPSSPKQPVGFTDRQSTLLKKTNIDPTRRYLYLQVLGGKAFLEHLQEPEPLPGQACSTFTLCLHFRNQRFRSKPVPCACEPDFHDGFLLEVHRENLGDGTRMADSTTMLSISDPVHMVLIKTDIFAETTLVASYFLEWRSVLGSENGVTNLTVELMGVGTESKVSVGILNIKLEMYPPLNQTLSQEVVNTQLALERQKTAEKERLFLVYAKQWWREYLQIRPSHNSRLVKIFAQDENGINRPVCSYVKPLRAGRLLDTPRQAARFVNVLGYERAPVIGGGGKQEQWCTLLAFLCRNKGDCEDHANLLCSLLLGYGLEAFVCVGTKAKGVSHAWVMTCGTDGTITFWESLTGHRYLHKPTSPDEPSAAEQPKPLYPYRTIGCVFNHQMFLGNCQPSDSVESCVFDLNDESKWKPMSEEAIKSVCAPGATTSLPPFPPLCASTIDASVTSNEIEMQLRLLVSEHRKVSFL
- the CEP76 gene encoding centrosomal protein of 76 kDa isoform X3; the protein is MCHFLIKISSGPGGITSRMLYEDNVDQELPSSPKQPVGFTDRQSTLLKKTNIDPTRRYLYLQVLGGKAFLEHLQEPEPLPGQACSTFTLCLHFRNQRFRSKPVPCACEPDFHDGFLLEVHRENLGDGTRMADSTTMLSISDPVHMVLIKTDIFAETTLVASYFLEWRSVLGSENGVTNLTVELMGVGTESKVSVGILNIKLEMYPPLNQTLSQEVVNTQLALERQKTAEKERLFLVYAKQWWREYLQIRPSHNSRLVKIFAQDENGINRPVCSYVKPLRAGRLLDTPRQAARFVNVLGYERAPVIGGGGKQEQWCTLLAFLCRNKGDCEDHANLLCSLLLGYGLEAFVCVGTKAKGVSHAWVMTCGTDGTITFWESLTGHRYLHKPTSPDEPSAAEQPKPLYPYRTIGCVFNHQMFLGNCQPSDSVESCVFDLNDESKWKPMSEEAIKSVCAPGATTSLPPFPPLCASTIDASVTSNEIEMQLRLLVSEHRKDLGLTTVWEDQLSYLLSPALASYEFERTTSISAGNEEFQDAIRRAVPDGHTFKGFPIHFVYRNARRAFATCLRSPFCEEIICCRGDQVRLAVRVRVFTYPESACAVWIMFACKYRSVL